One stretch of Roseimicrobium sp. ORNL1 DNA includes these proteins:
- a CDS encoding DNA methyltransferase: MPSLDFKGKTFVHSHHLTVPFRELVVDEKESCLAKGQKPSLEDNLIIHGDNLHALKALLPTHAGKVDCIFIDPPYNTGNEGWCYNDAVRSPLMKAWLSKEANPVDKEDMERHDKWLCMMWPRLQLLRELLCENGVIFISIDDNEVHRLRCILDEIFGDSNFLASIEWIKRYTRSNNARMFYSQKDHVLVYRKSSTLDVVKEARSEKSDSGYANPDNDERGPWITSSYVNPATKAQRKNLVYAINRPLNGEKVEHPTHAWKYSPEEHARHVSEKRLWWGADGMAEFPRLKLFLSEAEQLVPVDVWNYTEAGSSDDGSEAVKQIFGSSVFDNPKPVQLIEKILGLIKKEDALVLDSFAGSGTTAHAVLSLNKKDKGRRRFILVETEDYARDITAERVRRVIQGYPFTGTQRTELLKESLTWTKLRKGQDLVEKAESIRKLEGASYDDVSIKVEDGELVVTGEKKVKQKAEGVGGSFTFCELGQEMNLDAMLGGSGTLPDYAALARYVFHTATGRTLEHSPAKAAKDGFIGETDLYRVHLHYKPDAAWLRSNEAALDTALVDAIQHGKAPGKRALIFAAAKFMSQKVLTPAGIEFCQLPYAIHRGNA, translated from the coding sequence ATGCCCTCTCTCGACTTCAAAGGTAAGACCTTCGTGCATAGCCATCACCTCACTGTGCCTTTTCGTGAGCTGGTGGTTGATGAGAAAGAGAGCTGCCTGGCGAAGGGACAAAAGCCATCTTTGGAAGACAATCTCATCATTCACGGGGATAATCTGCACGCGCTTAAAGCACTGCTGCCGACGCATGCGGGAAAAGTGGACTGCATTTTCATTGACCCGCCTTACAATACAGGGAACGAAGGCTGGTGCTACAATGACGCGGTGCGCAGTCCGCTCATGAAAGCTTGGCTTTCCAAGGAAGCCAATCCTGTTGACAAAGAGGACATGGAACGTCACGACAAATGGTTGTGCATGATGTGGCCGCGCCTTCAGTTGTTGCGAGAATTACTCTGCGAAAACGGCGTAATCTTCATTTCAATAGACGACAATGAAGTGCATCGCTTGCGATGCATCTTGGATGAAATTTTTGGCGACTCCAACTTTCTAGCTTCTATCGAGTGGATTAAGCGTTATACGCGAAGCAACAATGCAAGAATGTTCTACTCGCAAAAGGACCACGTGTTGGTCTACAGGAAGTCTTCGACACTCGATGTAGTCAAAGAAGCTCGAAGCGAGAAGTCTGATTCCGGCTATGCAAATCCGGACAATGATGAGCGCGGGCCATGGATAACTTCCTCCTATGTGAATCCCGCAACGAAGGCGCAACGGAAGAATCTCGTGTATGCAATTAATAGGCCTTTGAACGGTGAGAAGGTCGAGCATCCAACGCATGCTTGGAAATACAGCCCTGAAGAGCACGCAAGGCACGTGTCGGAAAAGCGACTCTGGTGGGGGGCGGATGGTATGGCCGAGTTTCCAAGATTGAAATTGTTTCTTTCCGAGGCTGAGCAGCTTGTTCCAGTTGATGTCTGGAACTATACGGAGGCTGGCTCCTCTGACGACGGAAGCGAGGCAGTGAAGCAGATTTTCGGCTCAAGTGTCTTCGATAATCCAAAGCCGGTTCAACTCATTGAGAAAATTCTTGGTCTCATCAAGAAGGAAGATGCCCTAGTGCTTGATTCATTTGCAGGAAGCGGAACAACGGCGCACGCGGTCCTTTCGCTTAACAAGAAAGATAAGGGCCGCCGTCGATTTATCTTGGTTGAGACGGAGGATTACGCGCGGGACATCACTGCCGAAAGGGTGCGCCGCGTAATTCAGGGGTATCCATTCACTGGCACACAGCGCACAGAACTCCTGAAGGAATCATTGACATGGACCAAGCTTCGGAAGGGACAGGACCTGGTGGAGAAGGCGGAGAGCATTAGGAAGCTGGAGGGAGCCAGCTATGACGATGTTAGTATCAAAGTCGAGGACGGGGAGTTGGTAGTGACCGGAGAAAAGAAGGTAAAGCAAAAGGCCGAAGGAGTGGGCGGCAGCTTCACTTTTTGCGAATTGGGGCAGGAGATGAACCTGGACGCCATGCTTGGAGGGAGCGGCACACTTCCGGATTACGCAGCGCTGGCACGTTATGTGTTTCACACGGCCACGGGGCGTACTCTGGAACACTCGCCCGCGAAAGCCGCGAAGGACGGTTTCATTGGGGAGACAGACCTCTACCGCGTGCACTTGCACTACAAACCCGATGCGGCATGGCTGCGTAGCAATGAAGCCGCTCTAGACACGGCGCTCGTGGATGCCATCCAACATGGCAAGGCACCGGGGAAACGGGCGCTCATTTTCGCGGCGGCAAAGTTCATGAGCCAGAAGGTGCTGACTCCGGCAGGGATTGAGTTTTGCCAACTTCCGTACGCGATTCATCGAGGCAACGCGTAA